CATTCAAGTTGAATGCCATCGTGCTTACGCCCAGAGCAGTGAACCAAATACCGGCCACTGGCCACAGTGCCAAAAAGAAGTGCAAGCTACGGCTGTTGTTGAAGCTGGCATATTGGAAGATCAAGCGACCAAAGTAACCATGGGCGGCCACAATGTTGTAGGTCTCTTCTTCCTGACCAAACTTGTAACCATAGTTGGCAGACTCGTTCTCGGTCGTCTCACGAATCAAGCTGCTGGTCACCAAGCTACCGTGCATTGCACTGAACAAGGCACCACCGAACACACCGGCTACACCCAACATGTGGAAAGGATGCATCAAAATGTTGTGCTCTGCTTGGAATACGATCATGAAGTTGAACGTGCCACTGATTCCCAATGGCATACCATCGGAGAAACTACCTTGACCCAACGGGTAAATCAAGAATACGGCGGTGGCGGCGGCGACTGGTGCACTGTAGGCTACAGCGATCCATGGACGCATACCCAAGCGGTAGCTCAATTCCCACTCACGACCCATGTAGCAGAAAATACCAATCAAAAAGTGGAAGGCTACGAGCTGGTATGGACCACCGTTGTAGAGCCACTCGTCTAGGCTGGTTGCTTCCCAAATGGGGTAAAAGTGCAGGCCAATGGCGTTCGAACTTGGCACAACTGCTGCGGAAATCATGTTGTTGCCATACAGAAGTGAACCGGATACTGGCTCACGGATGCCGTCAATGTCCACGGGGGGAGCGGCGATGAAGGCGATTACGAAGCAGATGGTTGCAGTCAGCAAACAAGGAATCATCAGTACGCCAAACCAACCAATATATAGGCGGTTGTTGGTGCTGGTTACCCAGTTGCAAAACTGATCCCACAGGCTAGCGCTCTCGCGGCTTTGTACTGCAGTAGTCATAATTGCGTATCTATAAAATGAACAATAAATGTAATAAATTCTGGCGAAGCGCCATTGAATATAACATTACGGCATCTATTGACTTTTGTAAAGCTTTGTAAGCCTGGTTTACGGTAAATGTACCTGTAGAAATACTAGATCTAGCGATCGCCCCCGTTTAGCTCTATCGAATTGATTACTTGATTACCTAAAGTAATTTTTGCCCCACCCTTATTGCTGCTAGCGTAATTCCCGATCGGCAAAGTTACGGGGATCGCTACAAGCTAAAATCTAAGAGATCAAAAAAAAGACAATAACCTACGTAAGTGCCTGCGTGTAAATCTATTGCCAAATCTATTTCCTAAACATAAATGCTAATGATTGCACACATCAAAACAGCTTACTGATTCATAATTCAGGAAAACAGTAATTAGTCGAACCAATAGCTTAGGGTTGATCTAGAAATAATTTAGAACTGCCCCAGCATCCTTACTTCCGGTTTGAGCAAAAGTGACCATTGATTATTAACCTGCTCTTGCACATGGCCAATCAGACGGAAAATATCCTTAGCCGAAGCACCACCACAATTGAGAATGAAGTTAGCGTGGAGATTAGCAACCTGAGCTTGACCAATCTGATAGCCCTTTAGTCCAGTTTGCTCAATTAGCCATCCTGCGGCCTTTGGCGAAGGATTACGGAATACGCTGCCACAACTGGGCAGATGATAGGGTTGGGTGAGTCGTCGATATTTGTAATATTCAGTGGTGGTCGCTCTAACTTGATTGCGATCAAACCCTGGTGTGAGCTGAAAAGTAGCTTTAGTTACAATCAAATTGCTATTTTGCAAACTGGAATGGCGATAACTAAATTCCAGCTCGTCCGGCTGCATAATTCGTTTTGCACCATCGATCGATACTACCTCGACATTAGCAAGGCAATCAGCGGCACAACTGCCCTGGGCTCCAGCATTCATCACGACTAAGCCGCCCACCGTGCCAGGAATACCCACTGCCCACTCCAGGCCAGACCATCCCCTAGCCGCAGCCTGCCAGGCGATCCGGGCGATCGGTTCCCCAGCGGCAGCAGTAATTTGGCCTTGCTCTCGGTCAAACTTCAAGCCTTGGAAATGCCGCAGACACATCACCAGTCCATCAATACCCTCATCGCTGATCAGCAAATTGCTACCTGCACCAAGCAGGGTCAGCGGTAAACCTCTTTCATCTCCCCAAGCCAGACTAGCCTGGAGATCGTCCACAGATCTCGGCGCGCAGAACCACTCAGCCGCCCCGCCCACCCGAAAGGAAGTCAGGTTTGCCAGGGGGATCGATGATTGAATGCAAGTTGTGGGTCTTGAGTCTGTAATCATTTAGAAAGAGCGGTTGGCTTACTACAGCAATCTGCCATTGATTGGATCGTGGGAGCAATAATTTGATTCAGATTACCAGCACCTAGAAAGATAGCTAGATCATTAGCTCTTAGTTTGGTAACGAGGAAATTCTGAACCGACTGGAGGCTGCCCTGGTAATGGACATTGGGGTGCATCGAAGCGATCGCCGCTGTCACCTTAGCCCCGTCAATATTGCCGTGATTCTTTTCGCCAGCAGCATAGATGTCTGTTACCACCACTAGATCGGCATCAGCAAAGGCAGCACTAAATTCAGTTAGAAAACTAAGGATGCGGCTATAGCGATGGGGTTGGAAGATCGCCACTACTCTGCCCTGGCTTTTTAACTTGGCTGAGGCTAGAGTTGCCCGAATTTCACTGGGATGATGGGCATAATCATCCACAAAAACTACACCAGATTGACTGCCTTTATATTCAAACCTGCGCCTGGCTCCTTCAAACCCACCGATCGATGTGGCGATCGTTTCCCAATCGATGCCAATGTTTCTAGCCACTGCGATCGCGGCCAGTGCGTTAGCAAGATTATGCTCACCAATAATACTTAGACGTAATCGACCCAGTAGCGTTCCTTGCTCAATAATGTTGGCTTCGGTCGCTGCCGCACCATACTGAATGTCAGTGGCAATGTAATCAGCGCCAGAAGCTGGCTCTATGCTGTAGGTCAAGTCCGCGTTAATCTGCTGCTGGGTGGTGGGGCAATCAATACAGGCAATTACAGTTTGACAGCGCTTTACAAAAGCTTGAAATGTTTCGATCACCTGATCAAGACTGGTGTAGTGGTCGGGGTGATCCAGTTCAATATTAGTAATAATGCCAATATGGGCATCGAATTTAGTTAATGAGCCATCTGACTCATCTGCTTCTGCGACTAAATAATGCCCTGCACCAAGCCGAGCATTACCTTGCCAATCGCTAACTTCGCCACCGACAACGATGGTTGGATCAACTCCAGCTTTGAGGAGTAAATAGGCAACGAGGCTACTGGTGGTAGTTTTGCCATGGGTGCCCGCAACCGCAATACTTTTAAACTCATGCATCAACGCGGCCAGAATATCAGAGCGATGCAGAACTGGCAGATCGGCTTCGATCGCCGTCTGATACTCAGGGTTTTGTTGATTGATTGCGGTTGAACAAACAATCTGCGGCTGT
The sequence above is a segment of the Pseudanabaena sp. PCC 7367 genome. Coding sequences within it:
- the murB gene encoding UDP-N-acetylmuramate dehydrogenase, with protein sequence MITDSRPTTCIQSSIPLANLTSFRVGGAAEWFCAPRSVDDLQASLAWGDERGLPLTLLGAGSNLLISDEGIDGLVMCLRHFQGLKFDREQGQITAAAGEPIARIAWQAAARGWSGLEWAVGIPGTVGGLVVMNAGAQGSCAADCLANVEVVSIDGAKRIMQPDELEFSYRHSSLQNSNLIVTKATFQLTPGFDRNQVRATTTEYYKYRRLTQPYHLPSCGSVFRNPSPKAAGWLIEQTGLKGYQIGQAQVANLHANFILNCGGASAKDIFRLIGHVQEQVNNQWSLLLKPEVRMLGQF
- the murC gene encoding UDP-N-acetylmuramate--L-alanine ligase gives rise to the protein MLNPTVDFSGRPFHFIGVGGIGMSAIAHILLKQGYSVSGSDINSNANTDRLKKLGAKIYQGHSATNLDITAQPQIVCSTAINQQNPEYQTAIEADLPVLHRSDILAALMHEFKSIAVAGTHGKTTTSSLVAYLLLKAGVDPTIVVGGEVSDWQGNARLGAGHYLVAEADESDGSLTKFDAHIGIITNIELDHPDHYTSLDQVIETFQAFVKRCQTVIACIDCPTTQQQINADLTYSIEPASGADYIATDIQYGAAATEANIIEQGTLLGRLRLSIIGEHNLANALAAIAVARNIGIDWETIATSIGGFEGARRRFEYKGSQSGVVFVDDYAHHPSEIRATLASAKLKSQGRVVAIFQPHRYSRILSFLTEFSAAFADADLVVVTDIYAAGEKNHGNIDGAKVTAAIASMHPNVHYQGSLQSVQNFLVTKLRANDLAIFLGAGNLNQIIAPTIQSMADCCSKPTALSK
- the psbA gene encoding photosystem II q(b) protein — translated: MTTAVQSRESASLWDQFCNWVTSTNNRLYIGWFGVLMIPCLLTATICFVIAFIAAPPVDIDGIREPVSGSLLYGNNMISAAVVPSSNAIGLHFYPIWEATSLDEWLYNGGPYQLVAFHFLIGIFCYMGREWELSYRLGMRPWIAVAYSAPVAAATAVFLIYPLGQGSFSDGMPLGISGTFNFMIVFQAEHNILMHPFHMLGVAGVFGGALFSAMHGSLVTSSLIRETTENESANYGYKFGQEEETYNIVAAHGYFGRLIFQYASFNNSRSLHFFLALWPVAGIWFTALGVSTMAFNLNGFNFNQSIVDSEGRVVPSWADVINRANLGMEVMHERNAHNFPLDLASADVQPVALTAPAING